The Watersipora subatra chromosome 7, tzWatSuba1.1, whole genome shotgun sequence genomic interval CAGGTACTGATGAATTTTCAGAAAGCTGTGTGAAGGACATAGAAGTGTTTTGACTGTCTAATTTAGGTGGTGCGGACCGATATGCCTTGTAGCTTGTTCTCTATCATGATAAAGAAATATCAGTGTTTTAATACTTCTTTTGAATGTCTGCAATTTGGTTTTTAACTGTAATTACAGTAGCAGAGTGCACTACTTTCCTTTTTTATACGAAGGTGTTTACTGTATGCCTGTCTAAGAAGTTAGCTAAATGGCAGCATGCTTTAAAAGAGTTAAAAAATAGCATTTAGCGAGTTAGCGTTTTGTTACTCCTGGAGCACTCTCAATCTGGCTCACCTACAAGAGAATCATGTAACAAGGATAATACTGTTTTATATAAGAAACTAGCTAAATGCCGGGCATTGTCCGGGCAATAAAAGTCTTTACAtggcaaatttatttttatttaatacataacaacagttaccattctaacttttaaacttcatatcatggggaaatgtgttttgtgcagtttaagtaaattaggagaaaaaataaaacaattgtaaaggtttttaagctttgtcaaacagttgtaactttcaaacttcatatcacgagaaaaatgttttgtgcaggtcaaatgaaTTGAGAAGCAAgataaaacagctataaaattgtttaaatgtcaatgtgaaatgattagcaagtaatagctaaattaagtctgttttttcacaataaaagatgatttggtaatgatacaattaatacaaattgAGAAAACCCAATAAAAATCATGAGtcagttaaattaataatagcCATTCGTCCATAGAAGCGTGTAttaaaaggttactgttccagcagaagctattcatcaaaactttgaatacaacaatactggtccctctcgatactagtacaagtgtaaaaatgagatgtcgaactgtctttgtctggtactttgtctgaacAGACAGtcaaatggagagagaatgtggaggctattcctacttgagataatacaattgtccgtgtgaaaagtattgacctttaccgatttagcaatcAAACCTTACGAAATACAGAAAATAGAAGAGTAACGGCGCacttgaaattgaaacggcacatttaaaaattacaaattaaaaaaataggtaatggtaacaaaatattagtttttaataatttaaaaaataacaaatgcaaaaagtaatattagttaataattaaAAGTGCACATTAAACCTGTGCAtacggtatacggtatatgataaaagCAGTTGAATGCaaaggactgtatagctcagtacTTAAACGCGGGGTTTGAAACTTGTACATGCAATCtgcgtgagttcaaatccagtgcacaCAAagctttttattccaagattttaatagctataactgggtAAGCAAACATCTGAACAGGCGATGATGAAAAACTTTTAAGATTTAAACATATAGATGAGAACATATctttattgttaaaaaataacGACAGAACCACAATTTTGCAAAGCTTTTTAATGCAGGTGCATTTGAGTTTACCAACTGATTTAGGTAGGTTAACTAGATCAGTAGGTAAGCacatttctattttttcatACTTATTACATGAAAAAAATAGAAACGAAATGTATTGGAATCTTAGCAGCTGAGAATTCATTACTAGTTGACATCTTATGAAGCCTTCACTGAACGCTTACTGTGCAGAAGTTGAAGGACGATCACACATATATTAGCTGCCAATATAGCCCTTCAGCTGCACTTATGTCCTTCAATTATGTCCTAGGTCTTTATCAAGCTGTCATCTTTCCATCGTTATCTCAACATTTCTATTGAGTTCAGGAGCAAGCAAAGTGCAACATATCAGCCGTCTTCCTGATGGAGTCTTCCATAGTGCTAAGCATTGTGCTTTTCTAACCTGGAGTCATAAGTGCTATGAATTGTGTCACTTCGACATGCAGTGACAAGTGCTATGAATTGTACCACTTCGACATGCAGGGACAAGTGCGATGAATTGTGCCACTCCGACATGGAATCACAAGTGTGATGAGTTGAGCCACTCTGACATATAGTCACAAGTGCTATGAATTGTGCCACTCTGACGTCAGTTTTGTCACGCTGTGTATGCATTGATGATTCTAATTAATGACCACTCCTTAAAGACTGACACTCAATAGGCTTTTATTGATCCCTAAGAGCTTCGTATCTGTCACTTGATATGGATGCCGCCTGTTTCAAAGTCCAAGCATGCCCTAATTCTCATCAAGGTCAAGGAAGCTTCCAGTTGAATGTACGAGCTATGCCTTTTAGAAACTATAATTTGATAAATTGATAATTCCAACGTGGAAGTTTTTTACAACATTCTTTTTCATTTGGTTGTTTTAACTTATTATGCAAAGATTTTCGTAAGAAAgcccttttttaaaaacatgttggcatcatattaaataattttctgCTGCTACATAACATCTGCTGAGACTTACTTAGACATAAACTTGGACTAAACTAACTTTTTGACCTCAGCTTGAGCTGGATAATGCACCACCTTGCTTTGGGTTTTTAGATGACAAGGATGGAGGTTACCAACAATCTCTTATGCAAATGTCTAAAAAAATCCTTATAAAACAATCATCTTTCCTTGTTACCATTGTGTTGTTTCCTGATACAATGAGAACAGACAATGAGCGATGTCAATATTTATGATTCATTTGCCTTCATTAGGTTCAGGAAAAAGAAATACCATCCTTGTGACGGTCTGAGCCAAGCTTGAACACAGTCATACAGAAAAAATTaaccaataaataaaaaattatttaaaagtcaTGTTTGTCTATGACTTCACGTTCCTTATAAAATAGttatattaacaaaaatatacaagAATAAATATTTGTGCAACAGCATAGTCCTAGGCGTCGTATGGCCTCGCTAATGTACTACGTGCACCAAGtctaaaagaaaaaaagtttaACAGACAACAAATAAATTGAGCTTTGTTAAATATTCATTGTGATATTCATAAAATCGGAAGCTTTGAACTTCTAAAACACTAGACATCAAACTCTTCACAAGTAGGAGCATATCTGCTAACGATTTACTCATGACAAATgactaaaaaattattgaataaatttattaacaaaagaATATTTGCTTAAttgctaaatatttaataatttatcaattcAAAAACCTATCATTGATTGCACAGCACAGCACTTTAGTAAACTATGCATTTGCCAATAAACATTCAAAAATTTCGATAATGTTTTTGAGACCGGTGAGATATCCATCCTCGTGGTTTCCTCGCTTCCACTCAGAGTCGTGGGTGATTGTCATGTTTTCTGGCAAGAGCATGGTCTTTCCAAAGTCTATCATCCACACATTTGCTTTCTCATTGTCATGTACAAACAGCAGAGAGCTGCCGATAAACTGTAAGCATAAGATTATCAGCTGTCAGTATTTCCAggtaccataactattttatgACATTTCCATGTCATTGATAGCGGATTTTCGTTGCAAAAGTTTGAGTTTGCATGAGTAATATATGGTAAATACAGAGCGCTATATTTGCCTAAACTTTATTTTGTAGATAAATATAAGTCGCTATCGTTAATAGCACAAGTATTCAAGGCTGTTAATAATTGGGGCAAGTTAGACAAGCTAGTAAAAGAACTGATAATAGTATTCAAATTGTGTGTACATAAACTTTTGATATCTGATCAAGAGAGGTTAATAGATTTCCGTATGCCTCCTGCAGAGAATTTATTGCATAACTCTCAATGAACTGTGCAAGGATGCGCAAAAAACAAAATTGGAAAATATGGAAAAACATTGCCATGACTGTAAACATACGACGCCCTTACCTCATGTGTGCTAAACAGATGTGACTTTAGACATGTTGCATGCAAGTCTTTGAGTCTAGCTAAGTATTGTTGTAAAATGCATCGGGATAGGTTGGTGAAATCTCCTATAGCAGTGCTCACTTCATTTAGTTCTTTACAGTTGGCAAACTTTATCAGGGCTTTACCGTCTGAATTCTacaaaacaaaacataaatttaGTTTCATCAATATTCTTTTGTCGAATGAAAGTATGTAGGTTATTTTGAGAATTTGTGTGCTCAGTTAAAGCACTTTTGCAGGTGAGATGAGGAGGGACGTCTGCATAAATGAGACcccaattaaaaatttttttagttacATGTTTGATAGTTTGagatgaatttacaaaaaaagtttactagattttatcagaaactacTGAAATTTTTCGATcagttgcaattgtttttgatgtttgaggtgatttgactgccaggatttttgaagattaaaattgacaaaacttgatcgcggttataACGCTCAGTTCAAGCAAAAGAGCGATGTCTATAGTTTGTCTATAGCTGCAAATAAACTAACAGAATAGAAACGCGTAACGCCGCAATTTGAGCACGatagctaatatcaactatataAATGACAGCTTCTGAGCACTTtaactgcaataaaattatgtcgattttaatcttaaaatattgtGGCAGttagatcatctcaaacatcaaagacaattgtaaatgatacaaaatactgattatttttgataaaatcctTTAACATTTTGGatgagttcatctttaatgttAAGCAAACAAAAACCTGTATGCTACGTTTCCTATCTTATCATCTAGCCATAAAGGATAGTTTAGTACAAGGCTACCTAAACAAGACAGCGAGATGTCAATTTTTGACACAAATGAgtatattatcatttttataagCTTCATAACTAATCCACATATTTAGGCTACTTAAATGCTATTCTATTAAGTCAACTGTCATTCAATCTTTTTTGGACTCTCACAAACATCTTCACTCAactttatattaattataatagcTGTAGCGCAAAACCAAGTTAAGCAGGATGGACTGTACAAGCACCCGCCAAGCATTGTCATCATAAATCACCATTCATTTGACACAATTATTGAGCGATGTGTTGTGATTCATTACTACAACTTCTGAGCAAAAACATGGCAATAACGTCATCTGCTGAAAGTCGGAATGTTACAGAAAAAACTATTAGCCAGACGTCAACATGAACATCTGTTGAAAAAATTTCATTGTTGGTCAACATATTTTTTGAACTTTTGTTGATTTTCTACTACAgctcaaattaaatgaaaaattttcaaacttaaAACTGAACAAAGACCAAATATGTAGTAGCTATTCACTTTGCACGAGTACCAGTCAGTTGTACACACCTTAATGCCTTCTATCCGAAATCCGAGTGTCGTAGAGGAGCTAAGGCTTTCCCTAAATTGCATGTATCTGGGTTTAGTGACAGCTCCAGCCGCATGTTCTTCAGCTGTCGGTGCATTTGGGtctattttaatcattttcTCATACATATCCTACAACAAAGGTTACATTTATAACTTTACAAAAAAGATGGTACAAAGAATGACATTGTATCATTTCAATGTTGTTAAATGCTACCTACGGGTCTAGGTTGTTGATTGGCTTTTGTAAGTTCTGTTTCCAAGTAAGTTCTTGTTCCCATTTTACAGTCCATAACGCAAGGATTAGAGAAGCCACGGAGAAGATCTTCCATTTCAACGTACTCTGTAGA includes:
- the LOC137399343 gene encoding inositol-trisphosphate 3-kinase A-like, with protein sequence MGINSNSLPATQPLKMKNLKRALLKYINGLTVSSNDGSNQGLASKTSLLMKKKRWRSIKKVVPAPHTKPTKQKWVQLAGHQDSFAVGEEGTILKKLSENENDVFSELMCDHLRPFVPHYSGTVTVESEQYVEMEDLLRGFSNPCVMDCKMGTRTYLETELTKANQQPRPDMYEKMIKIDPNAPTAEEHAAGAVTKPRYMQFRESLSSSTTLGFRIEGIKNSDGKALIKFANCKELNEVSTAIGDFTNLSRCILQQYLARLKDLHATCLKSHLFSTHEFIGSSLLFVHDNEKANVWMIDFGKTMLLPENMTITHDSEWKRGNHEDGYLTGLKNIIEIFECLLANA